In the Athene noctua chromosome 21, bAthNoc1.hap1.1, whole genome shotgun sequence genome, one interval contains:
- the LRIT2 gene encoding leucine-rich repeat, immunoglobulin-like domain and transmembrane domain-containing protein 2 — MDPICHIFLLLLVFHKINPSVLSCVTGCSCSQDSYGRSLLCMSALLRQIPTDIPQDIRKIRIENSHLTELPRGSFENVSALEYLWLNFNNITVMHIKSLEYLPALKELRLQGNKLSSVPWTAFQDSPALKILDLKHNRLDVLPEHALRYLPNLTYLDLSSNQLTVISRDVFSSWPVYQRSQRAEGQTEAISTTVLALHDNPWICDCRLRGFVQFIKSVGPAIILMNPYLTCSSPKFRAGKFFHEVELNSCMKPLTSALDTNMTVPVGLNVTLTCFVQASPSPAVWWNYALKLLRAFNVSTQPISEETVRSELLIPAARPADAGTYTCTAANFLGNSSAAIALRVGAPRAPTTPPGWAAVAPAEPGAHVEVRIAKQTVYGITLEWFAAAAEPGETWYTLLVGRYDAARKDTIYIGPGVNTYSVTDLLPATKYEVCVAVRNQAPRKGQCVIFVTGSDISQLEQREKLIHIVVIVCAMVLAVPAGMYACTAEARPGCLGRCPGACPRRRRGGQEQAAGSKESTLDSLPAGSQDGLCHPQGGRGAQQPPEHEEPDKARPPHRNSADLY, encoded by the exons GAGTCTGCTCTGCATGTCTGCACTGCTGAGGCAGATCCCTACAGACATCCCTCAGGACATCCGGAAAATTAGAATAGAAAATTCTCACCTAACAGAATTGCCTCGCGGGTCTTTTGAGAACGTTAGTGCCTTGGAGTATCTCTGGCTTAATTTTAACAACATCACAGTGATGCACATCAAGAGCCTGGAGTATCTGCCAGCTCTGAAGGAGCTGCGCTTGCAAGGGAACAAGTTAAGCTCGGTGCCATGGACAGCATTtcaggacagccctgctctgaaAATCCTGGATCTGAAGCACAACCGGCTGGATGTCCTTCCCGAACACGCGCTCCGCTACCTGCCCAACCTGACCTATTTAGATCTATCCTCAAATCAGCTTACTGTCATATCCAGGGATGTCTTCTCCAGCTGGCCTGTCTACCAGAGGAGCCAGAGGGCGGAGGGGCAGACGGAAGCTATTTCCACCACTGTCCTGGCCCTTCATGACAACCCCTGGATTTGCGACTGTCGCCTGCGGGGATTTGTCCAGTTCATCAAGTCGGTCGGCCCCGCCATTATCCTGATGAATCCCTATTTAACTTGCTCAAGCCCGAAATTCAGGGCAGGGAAGTTTTTTCATGAAGTGGAGCTCAACAGCTGCATGAAGCCCCTGACCTCAGCCCTTGACACCAACATGACAGTCCCTGTGGGGCTGAACGTCACCCTGACCTGCTTCGTGCAAGCCAGCCCTTCCCCGGCTGTCTGGTGGAACTATGCACTCAAACTTTTAAGGGCATTTAATG TGTCCACGCAGCCCATCAGCGAGGAGACGGTCCGCTCGGAGCTGCTGATCCCGGCAGCACGGCCGGCGGACGCCGGCACCTACACCTGCACGGCTGCCAACTTCCTGGGCAACTCCTCGGCGGCCATCGCCCTCCGCGTGGGCGCTCCGcgggcacccaccacccccccgggCTGGGCCGCCGTCGCCCCCGCCGAGCCGGGCGCCCACGTGGAAGTGCGCATCGCCAAGCAGACGGTCTACGGCATCACCCTGGAGTGGTttgcggcggcggcggagccgggggagACCTGGTACACCCTCCTGGTGGGCCGCTACGACGCCGCCCGGAAGGACACCATCTACATCGGCCCCGGCGTCAACACCTACTCGGTGACGGACCTGCTGCCTGCCACCAAGTACGAGGTCTGCGTGGCCGTGCGCAACCAGGCCCCTCGCAAGGGCCAGTGCGTCATCTTCGTCACAGGCAGCGACATCAGCCAGCTGGAGCAGCGCGAGAAGCTCATCCACATCGTGGTCATCGTCTGCGCCATGGTGCTGGCCGTGCCCGCGGGCATGTACGCCTGCACGGCCGAGGCCCGCCCCGGCTGCCTGGGCCGCTGTCCCGGCGCctgcccccggcgccgccgcgggggccaAGAGCAGGCGGCGGGCAGCAAGGAGAGCACTCTGGACAGCCTGCCCGCCGGCAGCCAGGACGGGCTCTGCCACCCCCAGGGCGGCCGCGGAGCCCAGCAGCCCCCAGAGCACGAGGAGCCGGACAAGGCCCGGCCGCCCCACAGGAACAGCGCGGACCTCTActag